The following proteins come from a genomic window of Drosophila sulfurigaster albostrigata strain 15112-1811.04 chromosome X, ASM2355843v2, whole genome shotgun sequence:
- the LOC133847445 gene encoding nascent polypeptide-associated complex subunit alpha, muscle-specific form isoform X4 yields the protein MMEQTLRKQTTTTSGPSLTGSGTGTGTGTGNGSGTGKGTGTGNGNSNSSSSSSSTVSSATCSANATTIVAKQRPPPLKTATTTVTTTLVSSNEGGQPLPMPHPSGAGGGSSGGGGGGNYRGTTTLTTPSTPRIELSRASSSSHHEEDSRESSPENVFEQETIGLGFREEGALELRSSTEELYFMDPEQKKEEQERLQQQQQQQQQQQQTKRSSPHIFKFDDHQSYLQQHQRKDSASSEVAALLCISGRTSRISSVGSQGSAVSRLSAVSCVSRSPSPHRMLLETSFCGPKPMEPGSDGVLSGAASNASTAPSSAQSLGEATLAVEQLLLARTKHDPTQVVLAEGIQMQMQPATKTGTTARKTKQPPTTLANGERNSSSKAPTSSATQSSKMGAQRRSTKSPGQMVIGKTASGTEYIRINLRPDHMYSDKGIAANERVVEAPNQLTPVYSKGTQPKPPPASLCLQSGGLDDDQQHRLTPTASPKPGRHALRLTSRSPSPAAAAGGGGSVSRKSSFSSLFRLGGKDSPDSPRETSRSRSKSKERPSTALGHGSSGGSQNVTPSKQKSVLAIFKPGKRGSSAGSKSSSPIEGATEAPPPPPPAPGGAGRSRTPAPGSRPNSRLRYYDEPVEGYIHIPLHTPPEEREARTLLQGIQQLAAAPSPPPLLPTATPAVTSATATRIAAVAPNAAPAGAGAPITASQLAAAAAALKPVGQRKAVPAPPPRTQHDLDAIDTLPPQEELEQQQQRNWSLEVQRHSSSQESQDTLQSISSVVSARAANLAQVAENCNAEQLQRLPSVDSTQSACEPRLVQTVATVNAPIEDAVAKERRRLLFATRLGSGSQEQLFSTQFSISKTESQSSQLSEQVQLPDSTGSTGSDATNDGILQRQGTVIRRTDVPTGQVTAANTVRSSSEEDAEEQPVIVSAAAVVMRSKHKSCSNSEEESPGAAAATAAPQQAADVRHSRYLENFDVRKKYHENVTPRESNTPHVPQAQPPTQTQSQLPQGHGTVPRKPKRQSVPEVKPIASSQTPTTPIASELPVEVPPKPTTHPSTEEAMELDEEATPPTHVSNERDERRHSTDDHEPIESSESERDSDMAGSSSVATAVPVGAEAKRHHFPRNVCLIEEHESTGLVSQESFDDELPYVPTTLPEERAQGVPLIPMKERANMELKTCPVDRPRSTTPLNPSHLEEYCTGIMTPQESPHAAAGHELDIGGPVRGEKLRISLPRKDSTIKDKGQCSKSPRRVSNASGKSWFEFAEEGLRANNLERKDSNKQLLPAAPTTAATSTPTPAVATPQTPSSLEEPKPKSSTQRKLSGHWIDFENIPEKRKPAKRITTLPKETITTTTTAITSASSASASACASSHRTHHSHTHSHSHTGHQHHHHQSQQQQHQQSAGRQQDATAGGDKLHYNYVKPEDCQCECHEAERVESSVGERDKDTSTGTGTGTGTGSDSLASVDVELLQQGEDMLPLLEPETQPDTRIYSDEPLPPPRHSNKPTGSRVDEFPRRDAAQSSRNRKFPDRK from the exons ATGATGGAGCAAACGCTGCGCAAAcagacaacaacgacaagcgGTCCGAGTTTAACGGGATCCGGAACCGGCACCGGCACCGGCACCGGAAATGGCAGCGGGACAGGGAAagggacagggacagggaatgggaacagcaacagctcatCGTCCTCATCATCGACGGTGTCATCGGCCACCTGTTCAGCGAATGCGACAACAATCGTTGCCAAGCAACGGCCGCCGCCATTGAAAACGGCCACGACGACGGTGACAACGACGCTCGTGAGCAGCAATGAAGGCGGCCAGCCGCTGCCGATGCCCCATCCAAGCGGTGCAGGCGGTGGCAgcagcggtggcggtggcggtggcaattATCGTGGCACCACAACGCTAACGACACCGTCGACGCCGCGCATCGAGTTGAGCCGGGCGTCGAGTTCATCGCATCACGAGGAGGACAGCCGGGAAAGCAGTCCGGAGAATGTCTTCGAGCAg GAAACCATTGGTCTCGGTTTTCGCGAAGAGGGCGCCCTCGAGCTACGCAGCTCCACCGAGGAGCTCTATTTCATGGATCCCGAGCAAAAGAAAGAGGAGCAAGAGcgcctccagcagcagcagcagcaacagcagcagcaacaacag ACGAAACGCTCCTCGCCGCACATCTTCAAGTTTGACGATCACCAGAGCTATCTGCAACAGCACCAACGAAAAGATTCCGCCAGCTCCGAGGTGGCCGCCCTGCTCTGCATCTCGGGACGCACCAGTCGCATCTCAAGCGTCGGCAGCCAAGGCTCCGCAGTCAGTCGCCTCTCCGCCGTGTCGTGTGTGTCACGCTCACCGTCACCGCATCGCATGCTGCTCGAAACATCGTTTTGCGGTCCCAAGCCCATGGAACCGGGCAGCGATGGTGTGCTAAGTGGTGCTGCGAGCAATGCTTCAACAGCGCCCAGTTCAGCGCAAAGCCTGGGCGAAGCAACGCTGGCGGTGGAACAATTGCTGTTGGCACGCACCAAACACGATCCCACGCAGGTGGTATTGGCCGAGGGCATACAGATGCAAATGCAGCCAGCGACCAAGACGGGCACCACAGCACGCAAAACGAAGCAGCCGCCCACAACGCTGGCCAACGGGgaacgcaacagcagcagcaaggcgCCCACAAGCAGCGCAACGCAGTCCAGCAAGATGGGCGCCCAGCGACGTAGTACCAAAAGTCCCGGACAAATGGTCATAGGGAAGACGGCCAGCGGGACCGAGTACATACGCATTAATCTGCGACCCGATCACATGTACAGCGACAAGGGAATTGCGGCCAACGAGCGTGTGGTGGAGGCGCCCAATCAACTGACGCCCGTCTACTCGAAGGGCACACAACCCAAACCGCCGCCCGCATCGTTGTGCCTGCAGAGCGGCGGTCTAGACGATGATCAGCAGCACCGTCTGACGCCCACCGCAAGTCCGAAACCTGGACGTCATGCGTTGCGTCTGACAAGTCGATCGCCCTCACCCGCTGCAGCCGCCGGCGGTGGAGGTTCTGTGTCACGCAAAAGCTCATTCAGTTCGCTATTCCGACTGGGGGGCAAGGATTCACCCGACTCACCACGGGAAACGTCACGTTCGCGCAGCAAGAGCAAAGAACGTCCCTCGACCGCATTGGGACACGGTTCGAGTGGCGGTTCACAGAACGTGACGCCCAGCAAACAGAAGTCAGTGCTGGCGATCTTCAAGCCGGGCAAACGTGGCAGCAGCGCTGGCTCCAAGAGTTCATCACCGATTGAGGGCGCCACCGAggcgccaccgccgccgccaccagcGCCCGGAGGCGCCGGACGCAGTCGGACACCGGCGCCCGGCTCGCGACCGAATAGTCGGCTGCGCTACTACGACGAACCCGTCGAGGGTTACATCCATATACCCTTGCACACGCCTCCGGAAGAACGTGAGGCACGCACCCTGCTCCAGGGCATACAACAGCTGGCGGCAGCGCCATCGCCACCACCGCTATTACCCACAGCAACACCGGCAGTCACAAGTGCCACAGCTACGCGCATCGCAGCTGTGGCACCGAATGCGGCACCCGCGGGCGCCGGAGCTCCCATCACAGCCAGTCAGCTGGCGGCCGCTGCGGCCGCTCTCAAACCCGTGGGACAACGGAAGGCAGTGCCAGCGCCACCGCCTCGCACACAACACGATCTGGATGCCATCGATACGCTGCCACCGCAGGAGGAGCtcgaacaacagcagcagcgcaacTGGAGCCTGGAGGTGCAACGGCATAGCTCGTCCCAAGAATCGCAGGACACGCTGCAATCGATTAGTTCGGTGGTTAGCGCACGTGCCGCAAATCTGGCTCAGGTGGCGGAAAATTGCAATGCAGAGCAATTGCAACGACTGCCGTCGGTGGACAGCACACAGAGCGCGTGTGAACCGCGTCTCGTGCAAACGGTGGCCACGGTGAATGCACCCATCGAGGATGCGGTGGCCAAGGAGCGACGACGTCTGTTGTTTGCCACACGTCTGGGCTCGGGCAGCCAGGAACAATTGTTTAGCACACAGTTTAGCATCTCAAAGACGGAGAGTCAGTCCAGTCAGTTATCCGAGCAGGTTCAATTGCCAGACTCCACTGGTTCGACCGGCTCCGATGCGACTAACGACGGCATCCTGCAACGTCAGGGCACCGTCATTCGACGCACAGATGTCCCGACCGGCCAGGTGACTGCTGCGAACACTGTGCGCTCTAGTTCCGAGGAGGATGCGGAAGAGCAACCGGTCATTGtgagtgctgctgctgttgtcatgCGCAGCAAGCACAAATCGTGCTCCAACTCCGAGGAGGAATCACCgggagcagcggcagcaacagctgctccACAACAGGCGGCCGATGTGCGACACTCGCGCTATCTAGAGAACTTTGATGTGCGCAAAAAGTATCACGAGAATGTGACGCCACGGGAGTCCAACACGCCACACGTCCCTCAAGCCCAACCTCCAACTCAGACACAGTCACAGTTGCCACAGGGACATGGCACCGTGCCACGCAAGCCCAAGCGACAGAGTGTGCCGGAAGTGAAAC CAATTGCCAGCAGTCAGACGCCCACGACGCCCATTGCGAGTGAACTGCCCGTGGAAGTACCCCCCAAGCCAACAACGCACCCATCGACTGAGGAAGCGATGGAACTGGACGAGGAGGCGACGCCACCAACGCATGTCAGCAACGAACGTGACGAACGACGCCATTCAACGGATGATCACGAACCCATTGAGTCGTCGGAGAGTGAACGTGACTCGGACATGGCGGGCAGCTCGTCAGTGGCAACCGCAGTTCCTGTGGGCGCCGAAGCGAAACGTCATCACTTTCCGCGCAACGTTTGCCTGATCGAGGAGCACGAAAGCACCGGTCTGGTGTCACAGGAATCGTTCGACGATGAGCTACCCTATGTGCCCACCACACTGCCGGAGGAGCGAGCTCAGGGCGTGCCTCTGATACCGATGAAGGAGCGCGCCAATATGGAGCTAAAGACATGTCCCGTGGATCGGCCGCGTTCCACAACGCCGCTGAATCCCTCCCATCTAGAGGAATATTGCACCGGCATTATGACGCCACAGGAATCGCCACACGCGGCTGCCGGTCACGAGCTGGACATTGGCGGTCCGGTGCGGGGCGAGAAGTTGCGCATCAGTTTGCCACGCAAGGACTCGACGATCAAGGACAAGGGACAATGCAGCAAGTCGCCACGACGCGTCTCCAATGCCAGCGGAAAGTCGTGGTTCGAGTTTGCCGAGGAAGGACTGCGTGCCAATAATCTGGAGCGCAAGGACTCCAACAAACAACTGCTGCCAGCTGCACCAACCACGGCAGCCACAtcaacgccaacgccagcgGTGGCCACGCCGCAAACGCCCTCAAGTCTGGAAGAACCGAAGCCGAAGTCATCGACGCAACGCAAACTGTCCGGCCACTGGATTGACTTTGAGAACATACCGGAGAAACGTAAACCCGCCAAGCGCATTACCACGCTGCCCAAGGAGACaataaccacaacaaccacgGCCATCACAAGCGCCTCGTCAGCCTCGGCCTCGGCGTGTGCCAGCTCCCATCGCACGCatcacagtcacacacacagccacagtCATACTGGCCATCAGCATCACCATCatcagtcgcagcagcagcaacatcagcagtcGGCAGGACGTCAACAGGATGCAACTGCTGGCGGTGATAAACTGCACTACAACTACGTGAAACCCGAGGATTGCCAGTGCGAATGCCATGAGGCGGAACGCGTTGAATCGTCGGTGGGTGAACGGGATAAGGACACGAGCACAGGCACAGGAACCGGCACGGGCACAGGCAGCGATTCCCTGGCCTCGGTGGATGTGGAGCTGCTTCAGCAGGGCGAGGATATGTTGCCGCTACTCGAGCCTGAAACGCAGCCAGACACGAG AATTTACTCGGATGAgccgctgccaccgccacGTCACAGCAACAAACCTACTGGCTCCAGG GTGGATGAGTTCCCTCGACGCGATGCCGCACAGAGTTCCAGAAATCGCAAATTTCCCGATAGAAAGtaa
- the LOC133847445 gene encoding nascent polypeptide-associated complex subunit alpha, muscle-specific form isoform X1 produces MMEQTLRKQTTTTSGPSLTGSGTGTGTGTGNGSGTGKGTGTGNGNSNSSSSSSSTVSSATCSANATTIVAKQRPPPLKTATTTVTTTLVSSNEGGQPLPMPHPSGAGGGSSGGGGGGNYRGTTTLTTPSTPRIELSRASSSSHHEEDSRESSPENVFEQVGTGTLQETIGLGFREEGALELRSSTEELYFMDPEQKKEEQERLQQQQQQQQQQQQVSETKRSSPHIFKFDDHQSYLQQHQRKDSASSEVAALLCISGRTSRISSVGSQGSAVSRLSAVSCVSRSPSPHRMLLETSFCGPKPMEPGSDGVLSGAASNASTAPSSAQSLGEATLAVEQLLLARTKHDPTQVVLAEGIQMQMQPATKTGTTARKTKQPPTTLANGERNSSSKAPTSSATQSSKMGAQRRSTKSPGQMVIGKTASGTEYIRINLRPDHMYSDKGIAANERVVEAPNQLTPVYSKGTQPKPPPASLCLQSGGLDDDQQHRLTPTASPKPGRHALRLTSRSPSPAAAAGGGGSVSRKSSFSSLFRLGGKDSPDSPRETSRSRSKSKERPSTALGHGSSGGSQNVTPSKQKSVLAIFKPGKRGSSAGSKSSSPIEGATEAPPPPPPAPGGAGRSRTPAPGSRPNSRLRYYDEPVEGYIHIPLHTPPEEREARTLLQGIQQLAAAPSPPPLLPTATPAVTSATATRIAAVAPNAAPAGAGAPITASQLAAAAAALKPVGQRKAVPAPPPRTQHDLDAIDTLPPQEELEQQQQRNWSLEVQRHSSSQESQDTLQSISSVVSARAANLAQVAENCNAEQLQRLPSVDSTQSACEPRLVQTVATVNAPIEDAVAKERRRLLFATRLGSGSQEQLFSTQFSISKTESQSSQLSEQVQLPDSTGSTGSDATNDGILQRQGTVIRRTDVPTGQVTAANTVRSSSEEDAEEQPVIVSAAAVVMRSKHKSCSNSEEESPGAAAATAAPQQAADVRHSRYLENFDVRKKYHENVTPRESNTPHVPQAQPPTQTQSQLPQGHGTVPRKPKRQSVPEVKPIASSQTPTTPIASELPVEVPPKPTTHPSTEEAMELDEEATPPTHVSNERDERRHSTDDHEPIESSESERDSDMAGSSSVATAVPVGAEAKRHHFPRNVCLIEEHESTGLVSQESFDDELPYVPTTLPEERAQGVPLIPMKERANMELKTCPVDRPRSTTPLNPSHLEEYCTGIMTPQESPHAAAGHELDIGGPVRGEKLRISLPRKDSTIKDKGQCSKSPRRVSNASGKSWFEFAEEGLRANNLERKDSNKQLLPAAPTTAATSTPTPAVATPQTPSSLEEPKPKSSTQRKLSGHWIDFENIPEKRKPAKRITTLPKETITTTTTAITSASSASASACASSHRTHHSHTHSHSHTGHQHHHHQSQQQQHQQSAGRQQDATAGGDKLHYNYVKPEDCQCECHEAERVESSVGERDKDTSTGTGTGTGTGSDSLASVDVELLQQGEDMLPLLEPETQPDTRIYSDEPLPPPRHSNKPTGSRVDEFPRRDAAQSSRNRKFPDRK; encoded by the exons ATGATGGAGCAAACGCTGCGCAAAcagacaacaacgacaagcgGTCCGAGTTTAACGGGATCCGGAACCGGCACCGGCACCGGCACCGGAAATGGCAGCGGGACAGGGAAagggacagggacagggaatgggaacagcaacagctcatCGTCCTCATCATCGACGGTGTCATCGGCCACCTGTTCAGCGAATGCGACAACAATCGTTGCCAAGCAACGGCCGCCGCCATTGAAAACGGCCACGACGACGGTGACAACGACGCTCGTGAGCAGCAATGAAGGCGGCCAGCCGCTGCCGATGCCCCATCCAAGCGGTGCAGGCGGTGGCAgcagcggtggcggtggcggtggcaattATCGTGGCACCACAACGCTAACGACACCGTCGACGCCGCGCATCGAGTTGAGCCGGGCGTCGAGTTCATCGCATCACGAGGAGGACAGCCGGGAAAGCAGTCCGGAGAATGTCTTCGAGCAg GTCGGCACTGGCACCCTACAGGAAACCATTGGTCTCGGTTTTCGCGAAGAGGGCGCCCTCGAGCTACGCAGCTCCACCGAGGAGCTCTATTTCATGGATCCCGAGCAAAAGAAAGAGGAGCAAGAGcgcctccagcagcagcagcagcaacagcagcagcaacaacaggtgAGTGAG ACGAAACGCTCCTCGCCGCACATCTTCAAGTTTGACGATCACCAGAGCTATCTGCAACAGCACCAACGAAAAGATTCCGCCAGCTCCGAGGTGGCCGCCCTGCTCTGCATCTCGGGACGCACCAGTCGCATCTCAAGCGTCGGCAGCCAAGGCTCCGCAGTCAGTCGCCTCTCCGCCGTGTCGTGTGTGTCACGCTCACCGTCACCGCATCGCATGCTGCTCGAAACATCGTTTTGCGGTCCCAAGCCCATGGAACCGGGCAGCGATGGTGTGCTAAGTGGTGCTGCGAGCAATGCTTCAACAGCGCCCAGTTCAGCGCAAAGCCTGGGCGAAGCAACGCTGGCGGTGGAACAATTGCTGTTGGCACGCACCAAACACGATCCCACGCAGGTGGTATTGGCCGAGGGCATACAGATGCAAATGCAGCCAGCGACCAAGACGGGCACCACAGCACGCAAAACGAAGCAGCCGCCCACAACGCTGGCCAACGGGgaacgcaacagcagcagcaaggcgCCCACAAGCAGCGCAACGCAGTCCAGCAAGATGGGCGCCCAGCGACGTAGTACCAAAAGTCCCGGACAAATGGTCATAGGGAAGACGGCCAGCGGGACCGAGTACATACGCATTAATCTGCGACCCGATCACATGTACAGCGACAAGGGAATTGCGGCCAACGAGCGTGTGGTGGAGGCGCCCAATCAACTGACGCCCGTCTACTCGAAGGGCACACAACCCAAACCGCCGCCCGCATCGTTGTGCCTGCAGAGCGGCGGTCTAGACGATGATCAGCAGCACCGTCTGACGCCCACCGCAAGTCCGAAACCTGGACGTCATGCGTTGCGTCTGACAAGTCGATCGCCCTCACCCGCTGCAGCCGCCGGCGGTGGAGGTTCTGTGTCACGCAAAAGCTCATTCAGTTCGCTATTCCGACTGGGGGGCAAGGATTCACCCGACTCACCACGGGAAACGTCACGTTCGCGCAGCAAGAGCAAAGAACGTCCCTCGACCGCATTGGGACACGGTTCGAGTGGCGGTTCACAGAACGTGACGCCCAGCAAACAGAAGTCAGTGCTGGCGATCTTCAAGCCGGGCAAACGTGGCAGCAGCGCTGGCTCCAAGAGTTCATCACCGATTGAGGGCGCCACCGAggcgccaccgccgccgccaccagcGCCCGGAGGCGCCGGACGCAGTCGGACACCGGCGCCCGGCTCGCGACCGAATAGTCGGCTGCGCTACTACGACGAACCCGTCGAGGGTTACATCCATATACCCTTGCACACGCCTCCGGAAGAACGTGAGGCACGCACCCTGCTCCAGGGCATACAACAGCTGGCGGCAGCGCCATCGCCACCACCGCTATTACCCACAGCAACACCGGCAGTCACAAGTGCCACAGCTACGCGCATCGCAGCTGTGGCACCGAATGCGGCACCCGCGGGCGCCGGAGCTCCCATCACAGCCAGTCAGCTGGCGGCCGCTGCGGCCGCTCTCAAACCCGTGGGACAACGGAAGGCAGTGCCAGCGCCACCGCCTCGCACACAACACGATCTGGATGCCATCGATACGCTGCCACCGCAGGAGGAGCtcgaacaacagcagcagcgcaacTGGAGCCTGGAGGTGCAACGGCATAGCTCGTCCCAAGAATCGCAGGACACGCTGCAATCGATTAGTTCGGTGGTTAGCGCACGTGCCGCAAATCTGGCTCAGGTGGCGGAAAATTGCAATGCAGAGCAATTGCAACGACTGCCGTCGGTGGACAGCACACAGAGCGCGTGTGAACCGCGTCTCGTGCAAACGGTGGCCACGGTGAATGCACCCATCGAGGATGCGGTGGCCAAGGAGCGACGACGTCTGTTGTTTGCCACACGTCTGGGCTCGGGCAGCCAGGAACAATTGTTTAGCACACAGTTTAGCATCTCAAAGACGGAGAGTCAGTCCAGTCAGTTATCCGAGCAGGTTCAATTGCCAGACTCCACTGGTTCGACCGGCTCCGATGCGACTAACGACGGCATCCTGCAACGTCAGGGCACCGTCATTCGACGCACAGATGTCCCGACCGGCCAGGTGACTGCTGCGAACACTGTGCGCTCTAGTTCCGAGGAGGATGCGGAAGAGCAACCGGTCATTGtgagtgctgctgctgttgtcatgCGCAGCAAGCACAAATCGTGCTCCAACTCCGAGGAGGAATCACCgggagcagcggcagcaacagctgctccACAACAGGCGGCCGATGTGCGACACTCGCGCTATCTAGAGAACTTTGATGTGCGCAAAAAGTATCACGAGAATGTGACGCCACGGGAGTCCAACACGCCACACGTCCCTCAAGCCCAACCTCCAACTCAGACACAGTCACAGTTGCCACAGGGACATGGCACCGTGCCACGCAAGCCCAAGCGACAGAGTGTGCCGGAAGTGAAAC CAATTGCCAGCAGTCAGACGCCCACGACGCCCATTGCGAGTGAACTGCCCGTGGAAGTACCCCCCAAGCCAACAACGCACCCATCGACTGAGGAAGCGATGGAACTGGACGAGGAGGCGACGCCACCAACGCATGTCAGCAACGAACGTGACGAACGACGCCATTCAACGGATGATCACGAACCCATTGAGTCGTCGGAGAGTGAACGTGACTCGGACATGGCGGGCAGCTCGTCAGTGGCAACCGCAGTTCCTGTGGGCGCCGAAGCGAAACGTCATCACTTTCCGCGCAACGTTTGCCTGATCGAGGAGCACGAAAGCACCGGTCTGGTGTCACAGGAATCGTTCGACGATGAGCTACCCTATGTGCCCACCACACTGCCGGAGGAGCGAGCTCAGGGCGTGCCTCTGATACCGATGAAGGAGCGCGCCAATATGGAGCTAAAGACATGTCCCGTGGATCGGCCGCGTTCCACAACGCCGCTGAATCCCTCCCATCTAGAGGAATATTGCACCGGCATTATGACGCCACAGGAATCGCCACACGCGGCTGCCGGTCACGAGCTGGACATTGGCGGTCCGGTGCGGGGCGAGAAGTTGCGCATCAGTTTGCCACGCAAGGACTCGACGATCAAGGACAAGGGACAATGCAGCAAGTCGCCACGACGCGTCTCCAATGCCAGCGGAAAGTCGTGGTTCGAGTTTGCCGAGGAAGGACTGCGTGCCAATAATCTGGAGCGCAAGGACTCCAACAAACAACTGCTGCCAGCTGCACCAACCACGGCAGCCACAtcaacgccaacgccagcgGTGGCCACGCCGCAAACGCCCTCAAGTCTGGAAGAACCGAAGCCGAAGTCATCGACGCAACGCAAACTGTCCGGCCACTGGATTGACTTTGAGAACATACCGGAGAAACGTAAACCCGCCAAGCGCATTACCACGCTGCCCAAGGAGACaataaccacaacaaccacgGCCATCACAAGCGCCTCGTCAGCCTCGGCCTCGGCGTGTGCCAGCTCCCATCGCACGCatcacagtcacacacacagccacagtCATACTGGCCATCAGCATCACCATCatcagtcgcagcagcagcaacatcagcagtcGGCAGGACGTCAACAGGATGCAACTGCTGGCGGTGATAAACTGCACTACAACTACGTGAAACCCGAGGATTGCCAGTGCGAATGCCATGAGGCGGAACGCGTTGAATCGTCGGTGGGTGAACGGGATAAGGACACGAGCACAGGCACAGGAACCGGCACGGGCACAGGCAGCGATTCCCTGGCCTCGGTGGATGTGGAGCTGCTTCAGCAGGGCGAGGATATGTTGCCGCTACTCGAGCCTGAAACGCAGCCAGACACGAG AATTTACTCGGATGAgccgctgccaccgccacGTCACAGCAACAAACCTACTGGCTCCAGG GTGGATGAGTTCCCTCGACGCGATGCCGCACAGAGTTCCAGAAATCGCAAATTTCCCGATAGAAAGtaa